In a single window of the Zea mays cultivar B73 chromosome 5, Zm-B73-REFERENCE-NAM-5.0, whole genome shotgun sequence genome:
- the LOC103626227 gene encoding homeobox-leucine zipper protein HOX23, with the protein MKPMATNGMAPSFFAANFLLQMQQEQQAHHQHQHHEGHDHLLAPPPPALVSPFLHDFGGAMTAPPPPMLATGIKRMYPDGMCDDGSGHLHAEPKQHQQDCGGGASDDEEGSAAAACGERKRRLSVEQVRTLERSFEVANKLEPERKAQLARALGLQPRQVAIWFQNRRARWKTKQLEKDYDALRRQLDAARAENDALLSHNKKLQTEIMALKGGGGGRQEAASELINLNVKETEASCSNRSSDENSSEINLDISRPPRAADESPAAMDSYRGIPFYACARADDVDQLQLLHSGGHPSPAPKMEPGHGAAATAGGGGGGGGTFGSLLCGAAADEQPPFWPWADGHHAFQ; encoded by the exons ATGAAGCCAATGGCAACCAATGGCATGGCCCCCTCCTTCTTCGCCGCCAACTTCCTCCTCCAAAtgcagcaggagcagcaggcgcaccaccagcaccagcaccatgAGGGCCACGACCACCTCCTGGCTCCCCCTCCCCCGGCGCTCGTCAGCCCCTTCCTCCACGACTTCGGCGGCGCCATGACCGCGCCGCCGCCTCCAATGCTGGCCACCGGCATTAAGCGCATGTACCCTGACGGCATGTGTGACGACGGCAGCGGCCACCTGCACGCGGAGCCCAAGCAGCACCAGCAGGACTGCGGCGGCGGCGCGTCGGACGACGAGGAGGGGTCCGCCGCGGCGGCGTGCGGCGAGCGGAAGCGGCGGCTGAGCGTGGAGCAGGTGCGCACGCTGGAGCGCAGCTTCGAGGTGGCCAACAAGCTGGAGCCGGAGCGCAAGGCGCAGCTGGCCCGCGCGCTGGGGCTGCAGCCCCGCCAGGTGGCCATCTGGTTCCAGAACCGCCGCGCCCGGTGGAAGACCAAGCAGCTGGAGAAGGACTACGACGCGCTGCGCCGCCAGCTGGACGCCGCCCGCGCCGAGAACGACGCCCTCCTCTCCCACAACAAGAAGCTCCAGACAGAG ATCATGGCGCTCAAGGGAGGCGGAGGAGGGAGGCAGGAGGCGGCGTCGGAGCTCATCAACCTCAACGTCAAGGAGACGGAGGCGTCCTGCAGCAACCGCAGCAGCGACGAGAACAGCTCCGAGATCAACCTCGACATCTCCAGGCCGCCTCGGGCCGCCGACGAGAGCCCCGCCGCCATGGACAGCTACCGCGGCATCCCGTTCTACGCCTGCGCCCGCGCCGACGACGTCGACCAGCTCCAGCTCCTGCACAGCGGCGGCCACCCGTCCCCGGCGCCCAAGATGGAGCCCGGCCACGGCGCCGCCGCTACTGCGGGCggtggcggaggcggaggcggcacCTTTGGAAGCCTGCTGTGCGGTGCCGCCGCCGACGAGCAGCCTCCGTTCTGGCCGTGGGCCGACGGCCACCACGCCTTCCAGTGA